One genomic segment of Echeneis naucrates chromosome 18, fEcheNa1.1, whole genome shotgun sequence includes these proteins:
- the LOC115059286 gene encoding integumentary mucin C.1-like — TTTATTTTTAPTTTATTTTAPTTRATTTTAPTTTTTSATTTASTTTAATTAITVALTVRMVTFRSVGETFTSDLLNSSSAAFRNRSSIIKDKLQPHYKSQFPSSFRALEVVGFRSGSIINEMTLSFDNTSVPNNTQISDVLINANDSVTGLNVDVNSVTVTTAQTTTTASTTTAATTTTAPTTTTAATTTTTEATTTTAPTTRTVATTTTTTARTTTTTTATTTTAPTTTTAATTTTTEATTTTAPTTTMAATTTTAPTTTATTTTTAPTTTTTTAATTTTAPTTTTATTTTAPTTTATTTTTAPTTTAPTTTTVATTTTAPTTTATATSPTTTASTTTTPTTTTSATTTAPTTTAPTITTAPTTTSATTTTSSTTTTFPTTTTVATTTTASTTTATTATTVALTVRVVTFRSVGETFTSDLLNSSSAAFRNRSSIIKDKLQPHYKSQFPSSFRALEVVGFRNGSIINEMTLSFDNTSVPNNTQISDVLINANDSVTGLNVDVNSVTVTTAQTTTTASTTTAATTTTAPTTTTAATTTTTEATTTTAPTTRTVATTTTLEPLYKSQFPSSFRALEVVGFRNGSVINEMTLSFDNTSVPNDTQISDVLINANDSVTGFDIEGNSITVDGTAITVTTTTAPTTTTLEPLYKSQFPSSFRALEVVGFRNGSVINEMTLSFDNTSHDNNCPDHNNGSHYNYGTNNNSSHYNYCSDDNNSIHYHNCPDHNNGSHYNNGSHYNYWSDDNNKMDRSLMK, encoded by the exons acaacaacagcaaccactaccacaactgctcCGACAACAacagccactaccacaactgccccgacaacaagagccacgacaacaactgccccaacaacaacaacaacatcagccacaacaactgcctcaacaacaacagcggCCACTACAGCGATAACTGTAGCACTCACTGTTAGGATGGTGACTTTCAGGTCTGTTGGAGAAACATTTACAAGTGACTTGCTGAATTCATCATCTGCTGCCTTTAGAAACAGATCCTCCATTATTAAGGACAAG CTTCAACCTCATTACAAAAGTCAGTTCCCCTCTTCCTTCAGAGCCTTGGAGGTGGTGGGATTCAG AAGTGGATCGATCATTAATGAAATGACACTCAGTTTTGACAACACATCAGTTCCCAACAACACTCAGATTTCTGATGTGTTGATCAATGCCAATGATTCTGTCACTGGCTTGAACGTCGATGTCAACTCCGTAACAGTTACAACTGCGCAGACCACCACAACTGCCtcgacaacaacagcagccactacaacaactgccccaacaacaacaacggcagccacgacaacaacaacagaagcaactacaacaactgccccgacaacaagAACGGtagccactacaacaact acaactgcccggacaacaacaacaacaacagcaactacaacaactgccccaacaacaacaacagcagccactacaacaacaacagaagcaactacaacaactgccccgacaacaacaatggcagccactacaacaactgccccgacaacaacagcaaccactaccacaactgctccaacaacaacaacaacaacagcagccactaccacaactgccccgacaacaacaacagccactaccacaactgccccgacaacaacagcaaccactaccacaactgctccaacaacaactgccccgaccacaacaacagtagccactaccacaactgccccgacaacaacagcaacagccacttccccaacaacaacagcatccaCAACAactaccccaacaacaacaacatcagcaacaacaactgctccaacaacaactgccccaacaataacaactgccccaacaacaacatcagccacaacaacaacatcatccACTACAACTACTTtccccacaacaacaacagtagccacgacaacaactgcctcaacaacaacagccactaCAGCGACAACTGTAGCACTCACTGTCAGGGTGGTGACTTTCAGGTCTGTTGGAGAAACATTTACAAGTGACTTGCTGAATTCATCATCTGCTGCCTTTAGAAACCGATCCTCCATTATTAAGGACAAG CTTCAACCTCATTACAAAAGTCAGTTCCCGTCTTCCTTCAGAGCCTTGGAGGTGGTGGGATTCAG aaatgGATCGATCATTAATGAAATGACACTCAGTTTTGACAACACATCAGTTCCCAACAACACTCAGATTTCTGATGTGTTGATCAATGCCAATGATTCTGTCACTGGCTTGAACGTCGATGTCAACTCCGTAACAGTTACAACTGCGCAGACCACCACAACTGCCtcgacaacaacagcagccactacaacaactgccccaacaacaacaacggcagccacgacaacaacaacagaagcaactacaacaactgccccgacaacaagAACGGtagccactacaacaact cttgAACCTCTTTACAAAAGTCAGTTCCCGTCTTCCTTCAGAGCCTTGGAGGTGGTGGGATTCAG aaatgGATCGGTCATTAATGAAATGACGCTCAGTTTTGACAACACGTCAGTTCCCAACGACACTcagatttctgatgtgttaatcAATGCCAATGATTCTGTCACTGGCTTCGACATCGAAGGCAACTCCATCACCGTTGATGGCACAGCTATAACTGTCACCACCACAACTGcaccgacaacaacaaca cttgAACCTCTTTACAAAAGTCAGTTCCCGTCTTCCTTCAGAGCCTTGGAGGTGGTGGGATTCAG aaatgGATCGGTCATTAATGAAATGACGCTCAGTTTTGACAACAC cagccacgacaacaactgccctgACCACAACAACGGCAGCCACTACAACTACggcaccaacaacaacagcagccactacaactaCTGCTCCGATGACAACAACAGTatccactaccacaactgccccgaccacaACAACGGCAGTCACTACAACAACGGCAGCCACTACAACTACTGGTCCGATGACAACAACA aaatgGATCGGTCATTAATGAAATGA
- the LOC115058744 gene encoding mucin-2-like, with translation MASRWSVSAFLILIATMGFATTQTSTTTAQTTTTVTNTTTRATPTTTTVPTTTAAAATTTLTTTALTTTTATADTTTIAPTTTTAVTTTTTPTTTTTPTTTALTTTIAAADTTTIAPTTTTAATTTTLTTTTPATTALTTATADTTTTVPTTTTAAATTTIAPTTTTTTAVTTTTTPTTTTTPTTTALTTTIAAADTTTIAPTTTTAATTTTTPTTTTNPTTTALTTTIAAAATTTITPTTTTAATTTTTPTTTTTPTTTAPTTTIAAADTTTTVPTTTTAAATTTTTPTTTAATTTTPTTTAATTTTAPTTTDQTTTIAAADTTTTVPTTITTTAATPTTTPTTTALTTTIAAADTTTIVPTTTTTTAATNTTIAPKTTAATTTTTPTTTSTPTTTALTTTIAAADTTTTVATTTTTTAATTTTTPTTTAPTTTIAAVATTTTAPTTTAAATTTTAPTTTVPTTTTTAVTTTTAPTTTTAATTTTAPTTTTAVTTTTASTTTTTVALTVRMVTFRSVGETFTSDLLNSSSAAFRNRSSIIKDKLQPHYKSQFPSSFRALEVVGFRNGSIINEMTLSFDNTSVPNNTQISDVLINANDSVTGFNVDVNSVTVTTAQTTTTASTTTAATTTIVPTTTAATTTSTPTTTSATTTTASTTT, from the exons ATGGCTTCCAGGTGGAGCGTATCAGCTTTTCTGATTCTAATAG CTACTATGGGGTTTGCGaccacacaaacatcaacaacaactgcccaaacaacaacaacagtaaccAATACAACAACAAGAGCAACCCCGACAACAACAActgtcccaacaacaacagcagcagctgcgaCAACTACCCTGACAACAACTgccctaacaacaacaacagcaacagcagacacTACAACAattgccccaacaacaacaacagcagtcacGACAACAactaccccaacaacaacaactaccccgacaacaactgccctaacaacaacaatagcagcagcagacactacAACAattgccccaacaacaacaacagcagccacaacaactacCCTGACAACAACTACCCCGGCAACAACTGCcctaacaacagcaacagcagacactacaacaactgtcccaacaacaacaacagcagcagccactacaacaattgccccaacaacaacaacaacaacagcagtcacGACAACAactaccccaacaacaacaactaccccgacaacaactgccctaacaacaacaatagcagcagcagacactacAACAattgccccaacaacaacaacagcagccacgacaacaactaccccaacaacaacaactaacccgacaacaactgccctaacaacaacaatagcagcagcagccactacaacaattaccccaacaacaacaacagcagccacgacaacaactaccccaacaacaacaactaccccgacaacaactgccccaacaacaacaatagcagcagcagacactacaacaactgtcccaacaacaacaacagcagcagccacaacaacaactaccccaacaacaacagcagccacgacaactaccccaacaacaacagcagccactacaacaactgccccgacaacaactgaccaaacaacaacaatagcagcagcagacactacaacaactgtcccaacaacaattacaacaacagcagccactccAACAACTACCCCGACAACAACTgccctaacaacaacaatagcagcagcagacactacAACAATtgtcccaacaacaacaacaacaacagcagcaaccaaTACAACAATTGccccaaaaacaacagcagccacgacaacaactaccccaacaacaacatctaccccgacaacaactgccctaacaacaacaatagcagcagcagacactacaacaactgtcgcaacaacaacaacaacaacagcagccacgacaacaactaccccgacaacaactgccccaacaacaacaatagcagcagTCGCCACTACCACtactgccccgacaacaacagcagcagccacgacaacaactgccccaaccacAACAGTCcccactacaacaacaacagcagtcactacaacaactgccccaacaacaacaacagcagccactacaacaactgccccaacaacaacaacagcagtcactacaacaactgcctcaacaacaacaacaactgtagcACTCACTGTCAGGATGGTGACTTTCAGGTCTGTTGGAGAAACATTTACAAGTGACTTGCTGAATTCATCATCTGCTGCCTTTAGAAACAGATCCTCCATTATTAAGGACAAG CTTCAACCTCATTACAAAAGTCAGTTCCCGTCTTCCTTCAGAGCCTTGGAGGTGGTGGGATTCAG aaatgGATCGATCATTAATGAAATGACACTCAGTTTTGACAACACATCAGTTCCCAACAACACTCAGATTTCTGATGTGTTGATCAATGCCAATGATTCTGTCACTGGCTTCAACGTCGATGTCAACTCCGTAACAGTTACAACTGCGCAGACCACCACAACTgcctcaacaacaacagcagccactacaacaattgtaccaacaacaacagcagccactaccacaagtaccccaacaacaacatcagccactacaacaactgcctcaacaacaaca
- the LOC115058725 gene encoding mucin-5AC-like, producing the protein MTANTSTSITTTAAPNMTANTSTSITTTAAPNMTANTSTSITTTVGAGSTTNQSTATTAVVTTEAPAPVVVIAATFVEPFSSDLVDRNTSAFQELERRVVGFFDPIYARRFGQIFVRTFVILFRRAATRFRADNTEAEVGIEFNQTTAASGIPEPASVRQTLVEAVNNPNITSEFNLTVEADSIRTIEQNTSTTAAPNMTANTSTSITTTAAPNMTANTSTSITTTAAPNMTANTSTSITTTVGAGSTTNQSTATTAVVTTEAPAPVVVIAATLVEPFSSDLEDRNTSAFQALERRVVGFCDPIYARRFGQIFVRTFVVIFRRATARFRADNTEAEVGIEFNRTTAASGIPDSASVAQTLVDAVNNPNITNEFNLTVQADSIRVVGENTTNTTTAVPNMNTTAAATTITTTAEPVTIRRIVFRSVGETFTSDLANPSSAAFANRAFLIKSTLEPFYQRAFSSFRSLNVVSFSNGSIINNMDAVFASSFVPSITQIANVLIEAASQISDFNIDPSSISVDGAQVSGGVSHKSVSLLTAFCLVLLSWLLKIQQ; encoded by the exons ATGACCGCCAACACATCGACTTCTATCACCACCACAGCAGCGCCAAATATGACCGCCAACACATCAACTTCTATCACCACCACAGCAGCACCAAATATGACCGCCAACACATCAACTTCTATCACCACCACAGTTGGGGCAGGATCAACGACCAATCAATCCACAGCTACAACTGCTGTTGTGACAACTGAAGCTCCTGCTCCAGTTGTGGTTATTGCAGCAACCTTTGTGGAACCATTTAGCTCAGACCTCGTGGACCGAAACACTTCTGCATTTCAGGAACTTGAGAGAAGGGTTGTTGGATTT TTTGATCCTATCTACGCTCGCAGATTCGGGCAGATTTTTGTTCGCACATTCGTCATCTTATTTAG GCGAGCTGCAACCAGGTTCAGAGCAGATAATACTGAGGCAGAGGTGGGGATTGAGTTCAACCAGACTACTGCAGCTTCAGGCATCCCAGAGCCTGCTTCTGTTAGACAGACATTAGTAGAAGCTGTGAATAACCCCAACATCACCAGCGAGTTCAACCTCACTGTTGAGGCCGACTCCATCCGAACAATTG aacaaaaTACGAGTACAACAGCAGCGCCAAATATGACCGCCAACACATCAACTTCTATCACCACCACAGCAGCACCAAATATGACCGCCAACACATCAACTTCTATCACCACCACAGCAGCACCAAATATGACCGCCAACACATCAACTTCTATCACCACCACAGTTGGGGCAGGATCAACGACCAATCAATCCACAGCTACAACTGCTGTTGTGACAACTGAAGCTCCTGCTCCAGTTGTGGTTATTGCAGCAACCTTAGTGGAACCATTTAGCTCAGACCTCGAAGACCGAAACACTTCTGCATTTCAGGCACTTGAGAGAAGGGTTGTTGGATTT TGTGATCCTATCTATGCTCGCAGATTCGGGCAGATTTTTGTTCGCACATTCGTCGTCATATTTAG GCGAGCTACAGCCAGGTTCAGAGCAGATAATACTGAGGCAGAGGTGGGGATTGAGTTCAACCGGACTACTGCAGCTTCAGGCATCCCAGATTCTGCTTCTGTTGCACAGACATTAGTAGACGCTGTGAATAACCCCAACATCACCAATGAGTTCAACCTCACTGTTCAGGCCGACTCCATCCGAGTAGTTG gagaaaatacaacaaatacaacaacagcAGTGCCAAATATGAATACTACAGCTGCTGCCACTACAATCACCACCACAGCTGAGCCAGTTACAATAAGGCGAATTGTCTTCAGATCTGTTGGGGAGACGTTTACAAGTGACTTGGCAAATCCATCATCTGCCGCTTTTGCAAATCGAGCCTTCTTGATTAAGTCAACA CTTGAACCTTTCTACCAACGAGCCTTTTCTTCATTCCGCTCCTTGAacgtggtttcattcag caaTGGATCAATCATCAACAACATGGATGCTGTGTTTGCATCTTCCTTTGTTCCTAGTATCACTCAGATTGCAAATGTCTTGATCGAAGCCGCTTCACAAATCAGTGACTTCAACATTGACCCTTCGTCCATTTCTGTGGATGGCGCAC AGGTGTCAGGCGGAGTCAGCCACAAGAGTGTCAGTCTGCTCACTGCATTCTGCCTAGTGTTGTTGTCATGGCTGCTAAAAATCCAGCAATAG